Proteins from a single region of Coregonus clupeaformis isolate EN_2021a chromosome 35, ASM2061545v1, whole genome shotgun sequence:
- the LOC121550698 gene encoding SUMO-conjugating enzyme UBC9-B, translating to MSGIALSRLAQERKAWRKDHPFGFVAVPTKNPDGTMNLMNWECAIPGKKGTPWEGGLFKLRMLFKDDYPSSPPKCKFEPPLFHPNVYPSGTVCLSILEEDKDWRPAITIKQILLGIQELLNEPNIQDPAQAEAYTIYCQNRVEYEKRVRAQAKKFSP from the exons ATGTCTGGTATAGCCTTAAGTCGTCTTGCACAAGAAAGAAAGGCCTGGCGAAAAGACCATCCTTTT GGGTTTGTTGCTGTGCCAACAAAAAACCCAGATGGAACAATGAACTTGATGAATTGGGAGTGTGCCATCCCTGGAAAGAAGGGG ACACCATGGGAGGGGGGCTTGTTTAAACTGCGAATGCTCTTCAAGGATGACTATCCTTCTTCACCTCCAAAGT GCAAATTTGAGCCCCCTTTGTTCCATCCAAATGTATATCCCTCTGGTACAGTCTGTCTATCGATTTTAGAGGAGGACAAAGACTGGAGGCCGGCCATCACTATCAAACAA ATATTGTTAGGAATCCAAGAGCTCCTAAATGAACCAAATATCCAGGATCCTGCACAAGCTGAGGCGTATACAATTTACTG CCAAAACAGAGTGGAATATGAAAAAAGGGTTCGAGCACAAGCCAAAAAGTTTTCTCCATAA